Proteins encoded together in one Marispirochaeta sp. window:
- a CDS encoding DUF4277 domain-containing protein: MTSINSSLENYSSKLIQHLGIVAGVCKEIRLAELIDRHVENGERKVTIGEAVVAMVLNAMGFYEYGITELFFRLLHRYWRIRGLIPDLLTSTRLLSVFTASITVMSKKLRRE; the protein is encoded by the coding sequence GTGACTAGTATCAATTCCTCCCTGGAGAACTACTCATCGAAACTGATTCAACACCTCGGCATTGTCGCAGGGGTGTGTAAAGAGATCCGGTTGGCCGAGCTGATTGACCGGCATGTGGAAAACGGTGAAAGAAAAGTGACCATAGGCGAGGCAGTCGTGGCGATGGTCTTAAACGCCATGGGCTTTTATGAGTATGGAATTACCGAGCTGTTTTTTCGGTTGCTTCACAGATACTGGCGGATCAGGGGGTTGATACCCGATTTGCTCACCTCGACTCGACTACTTTCAGTGTTCACGGCGAGTATAACAGTAATGTCGAAAAAGTTGAGGAGGGAGTAA
- a CDS encoding energy transducer TonB, translating to MTLTSSHSSRTTFIRFSMIGLAALAHVLLLLYFRFSITREAVVAVPEAEVIKLVDFQEYIPPPPPPKPQPKKEVTEVNDQPSVAEKIIQVDEEVVEEEETVSPVVEQEPEYLPQHKISKIPVIPVEEILDRIEYPPMALRQKLEAVVYVELYIDQTGLVRQVIVLKDPKNGFAEAAVKALEGLQCGPAEANGKPVAVRFRYPIRFVLN from the coding sequence ATGACCCTGACATCATCTCATTCCTCCCGTACAACCTTCATCCGTTTCAGTATGATCGGCCTGGCAGCTTTGGCTCATGTACTATTGCTGCTCTATTTTCGTTTTTCCATTACCAGAGAAGCCGTTGTTGCCGTACCGGAAGCGGAAGTTATCAAATTGGTCGATTTTCAAGAGTATATTCCACCGCCGCCCCCTCCGAAACCGCAGCCTAAAAAAGAAGTTACCGAAGTGAATGACCAACCTTCGGTTGCGGAGAAGATTATCCAGGTCGACGAAGAAGTCGTGGAGGAGGAGGAAACCGTTTCTCCCGTGGTCGAACAGGAGCCTGAATACCTTCCCCAGCATAAAATCTCTAAAATTCCGGTTATTCCCGTAGAGGAGATTCTGGACCGGATTGAGTATCCGCCCATGGCTCTGCGCCAGAAGCTGGAAGCTGTTGTGTATGTGGAACTCTACATAGATCAGACCGGGTTAGTCAGACAAGTCATTGTTTTGAAAGACCCGAAAAACGGCTTTGCCGAAGCGGCCGTAAAAGCGTTGGAAGGACTGCAATGCGGCCCGGCCGAAGCCAACGGAAAACCTGTGGCCGTGCGGTTTCGTTATCCGATCCGATTTGTCCTGAATTGA
- a CDS encoding biopolymer transporter ExbD, whose protein sequence is MIQLKSSRRPPRTPLSAMSDIGFLLLVFIMLLSLINYRKEVRIEYPEAKQVELTDAEHQLEIWIDQEGVVVVDGDPVNAEELEMLITAAFVEFPDLRIHILADRSTPYRYVNEVVQILQLLQHRVVSFVVKEDL, encoded by the coding sequence GTGATTCAGCTGAAAAGTTCCCGCCGGCCGCCCAGAACGCCTTTATCGGCCATGTCGGATATCGGATTTCTCCTTCTGGTTTTTATTATGCTCCTTTCGCTGATCAATTACCGGAAAGAGGTTCGGATTGAATATCCCGAGGCGAAACAGGTTGAACTGACCGATGCGGAGCACCAGTTGGAAATCTGGATCGACCAGGAAGGGGTTGTCGTTGTCGACGGGGATCCGGTCAACGCGGAGGAGCTGGAAATGCTTATCACCGCAGCCTTTGTCGAGTTTCCCGATTTGAGAATCCATATTCTGGCGGACAGATCGACTCCTTACCGCTATGTGAATGAAGTGGTTCAGATCCTTCAGCTCCTGCAGCACCGTGTGGTCAGTTTCGTGGTAAAGGAGGATTTGTAA
- a CDS encoding biopolymer transporter ExbD, producing MKLKKFFTHKADDPMGALNDLSFLLIIYFLVIAGFNTNKGFLVNLPSKEKPRIVQKEDLLKLNLTASGDLVFQEKSLNGEDLDELLDVNLRVHPNLTVALLIDPDVPYQRFVDTLHTIRIRKIENFSFIMAAEEGGSS from the coding sequence GTGAAGTTGAAGAAATTTTTCACCCACAAAGCGGATGATCCCATGGGAGCCCTCAACGATCTGAGTTTTCTCCTGATCATCTACTTTCTGGTGATTGCCGGATTCAACACGAACAAGGGATTTCTGGTCAATCTGCCTTCCAAGGAGAAGCCGCGGATTGTCCAGAAGGAAGATCTCCTGAAACTCAATTTGACCGCCTCGGGAGATTTGGTCTTTCAGGAAAAGTCCCTGAACGGGGAAGATCTGGATGAACTTTTGGACGTGAACCTCCGGGTCCATCCCAATCTGACAGTGGCTTTGCTCATTGATCCCGATGTGCCTTATCAGCGATTTGTGGATACGCTCCATACCATCCGCATCCGGAAAATCGAAAATTTTTCCTTTATCATGGCGGCGGAAGAGGGAGGATCATCGTGA
- a CDS encoding MotA/TolQ/ExbB proton channel family protein, giving the protein MTEQWSLFRFFEMGGVFMWPLLIFSILTVALILERVFYILFHDLRTGKVRREALDLIEHGRISQAEEYLNSLKPRNVSGRILREVLKNAPYGEHRMEKAVEAEGQEQIRRLENGFNFLSALASIGPLTGFLGTVSGMIGAFRSIAEAADVNAQLVANGIYEALMTTVFGLIIAIVALVGYNILSHRVDSFAADITKVASDMVAAVSIRQEQTSTRQSLKETTA; this is encoded by the coding sequence ATGACAGAACAATGGAGTTTATTCCGTTTCTTCGAAATGGGCGGGGTTTTTATGTGGCCCCTGCTGATATTTTCCATACTTACGGTTGCTCTGATCCTGGAGAGGGTTTTCTATATTCTTTTCCATGATCTGAGAACCGGAAAAGTCCGCCGGGAGGCCCTGGACCTGATAGAGCACGGACGGATTTCCCAGGCAGAGGAGTATTTGAACAGTTTGAAGCCCCGGAATGTTTCCGGAAGGATCCTGAGAGAGGTCCTGAAAAATGCTCCCTACGGGGAACACCGGATGGAAAAAGCCGTGGAAGCGGAGGGGCAGGAGCAGATCCGCCGGCTGGAGAATGGTTTCAATTTTCTTTCCGCTTTAGCGTCCATTGGTCCCTTGACGGGATTTCTGGGAACCGTTTCAGGTATGATCGGCGCCTTCCGGTCCATTGCTGAAGCGGCCGATGTGAATGCCCAGCTGGTTGCCAACGGGATATACGAAGCCCTCATGACAACCGTCTTCGGTCTGATTATCGCGATTGTCGCCCTGGTGGGGTACAATATCCTCTCCCATCGGGTGGATTCCTTTGCGGCGGATATTACCAAAGTGGCCAGCGATATGGTTGCGGCGGTATCCATTCGACAGGAGCAAACCTCTACGCGGCAATCCCTGAAGGAAACGACTGCGTGA